The genomic DNA CGCTGGAAAGGCCCATGGCGTTGAGGATGCGCTCGTCGGTGCGCGGCGACGAGCCGGTGGCCAGCGTGACGCATACGCGGCGGCGCGCCACGTCGGTGAGGCGCAGCAGCGAATCGCGCAGATCGGCGGTCGCGACGGAGCGCGAGGCGAGCGCCACATCTACCATGCCCGGGCGCACGCCGAGGCTGGGCCAATCGTCGGCCCAGCTCATCTGCTTGGGGAACACCGTGCGCACGCCCTCGCGGTCGAGCGCTTCCCGCAGCTGGCCGAGCATGCCCTGCGAGAAATCGGCGGCCACCACCTTGTGGCCCCGTTTGCCCAACGGCACCGACAGCGCGCCTGTGCCGCAGCCCATGTCGAACACCGTCTCGCCCTCGCGGATGCCGGCTAGCTCGAGGAACCGCTCGACGTAAGGGTTCGGCGCGTCCTTCGTGGTGAACGTGGCCGACCGCTTGTCCCAGTAGCTCGCGTCGTCGAAGCGGCGTCGTGCCTGCTGGAGCCGCTTCCACTCCTCGTTCCAATCGCGGGCGGTCAGCGGGTTGACAAAGGACTCGGACGTGTTGTTTTCGGGCATGGCGCGCCTCTCGCTTTGATGGTTGCGGGCTTTTAGGTACTATACTAGCGAAATGAAACGCCTCTGTGCGCGCGATCCGCCGAATTTATCCCGAAACGAGGAGCATTCATCTTATGCAAGTCGAACTGCTGTACCACACGCCCGACCCCGAGCGCGCGATCGCCACGGCGGCGCGCCTGTGCTACGCGCCCGTCGGCGCGGCCGAGCTGATGGAGGCCATGCCGGAGGAGCGCGTGAAAAGCGTGCTGTCCACCATCATGAGCGCGGGCCATACGTCCACGCTCGAGCACGCCAGCTACACGTTCGCGGTGGACGGCGTCTCGCGTGCCCTTACGCACCAGCTGGTGCGCCACCGCATCGCCAGCTTCAACCAGCAGAGCCAGCGCTACGTGAAGTTCACCGACGGCCTGGCCACTGTGAAGCCTGAAAGCGTTGCCGCGAACGAGGAGACGAACGCGGTGTTCGACGAGGCTATCGCGGCCGCCATCGAGGCGTACGAGAAGCTGCTGGCCGCGGGCGTTCCCGCCGAGGACGCGCGCTACCTGCTGCCGAACGCGGCTGAGACGAAGATCGTTATCACGATGAACGTGCGCGAGCTGCTGCATTTCTTCAGCTTGCGCTGCTGCAACCGCGCGCAGTGGGAGATCCGCGAGATGGCGCACCGCATGCTGGAGCTGGCGAAGCCCACGGCGCCGTTCGTCTTCATGGACGCGGGCGCGCCCTGCATCCGCGGCAACTGTCCCGAAGGCAAGATGACCTGCGGGAACCCGTACCCGCGCGTGAAAAGGGCCTAGCATGGCCGAGCAGAAGAGCGACCTGTCGCGGGCGTTCTCCGAGGACGGTGCGCTGAAGACGCACGTAGGCGGCCAGGCGCTCATCGAGGGCATCATGATGCGCGGCAAGTACAACTGGTCGGTGGCCGTGCGGGAGCCCGACGGCGGCATCTACGTGGAAGAGCATGACCTGGCCTCGGGGCGCAAGAAGAACGGTTGGATGTACTGGTCGCTCGTGCGCGGATGCCGAGCTATGCTGGAGTCGCTCGTGCTGGGCTACAAGGCGCTCGAGATCGCGGCGCTGCATGCGTTCGCGGAAGAGGGGGAAGACGAACCTGCGGCGGCCGAGGAGGCGGGAGGGGTCTGCAGCTCGGACAGTCCTGCTCGCACTAACAGTCCGCTGGACTGTTCGGCTCGTGCGGAACTCGCCTCAGACCCCTCCCGCCCCCTCGGCGATGGCATCGAATCTTCTGCCGACGCCGACGCTGACGGCGGCGACGATGCGCGCCTTGAACCCGTTCTTGCTGCAGAAGCCGAGGAGGAGAGGGCTTTCTCCTGGAAGGAGGATTTCGGGCGGCCGGATACGATGATCGATGCGTTGGGGGCGCAGCGTTCCCTCGAGGTGGTTTCCGAGCCGGAATCCTCTCCCGAGTCCCAGTCCCGGCCCGAACCCGCCAAGAAGTCCTTCATGGACGAGGAGGTGGAGTTCGGCAAGAAAGAGATGGCCGTGTCGATGGTGCTGGGCCTCGTGCTGGGCGTGGTGCTGTTCATCGTGGCGCCGGCGTTCATCACGAACCTCATCGTGGGCGAGTACGACCAGAACACCGTGCTGTGGAACATCGTGGACGGCTTGCTTCGCGTGGGCGTGTTCGTGTTCTACCTGTGGCTGATCGGCCGCATGCAGGAGATCAAGCGCATGTTCGGCTATCACGGCGCGGAGCACAAGACCATCCACTGCTACGAGCACGGCCTGCCGCTCACGCCCGAGAACGCGCGCAGCTTCCCGCGCCTGCACGTGCGCTGCGGCACGGCGTTCCTCATCATGGTCATGGTCATCGCCATCTTCGTGTACACGGTGACGCCCATCAACGGGCTCATCGAGCTGTGGGGCGTGCCGGACGGCGCGCCGAAGCTGGCGCTGGTCATCCTCGTGCGCATCCTGCTGATGCCCGTCATCGCCGGCATCTCCTACGAGATCACGGTGAAGTGGGCGGGCAGCAACCCCGACAACCCGCTGGTGAAGGTGGTGTTGTGGCCCGGCATGCAGATGCAGTACCTCACCACGAACGAGCCCGACGACGGCCAGATCGAGTGTGCCATCGCCGCCATGCAGAAGGTGCTCGAGCGCGAGGAGGCCGAAGAGGCTGGCGAGAAGGCGGCAGCCGGCGCGCCCGATAACGCCGACGAGCCGGCGACGGCGACCGCGTAGAGCGCTCGATCGGGGGTGCGGGCGGAAAAACGCTTGCCCCCCCCCCCTCGCTGTTATACTCATGCGGAACCGTTCCCTATCCGACTCAAAGAGGTGAGCCGATGGAATATGCCATATCCGCACGAGGTCTGCGGAAGTCTTTCAAGCTCTCGGCCAAGCAGCGCAAGCTCGAACGCACCGACGCGCGCGTGAAGACCGCGGTGGACGGCTTGTCGTTCGACGTGGCGCCGGGCGAGATATACGGGCTGCTCGGCCCGAACGGCGCCGGCAAGACCACGACGCTGCGCATGTTGGCCGCGCTCGTGAAGCCTGACGAGGGCGACGCGCTGATCGAGGGCGTCTCCGTCGTGGACGATCCCGCGGGCGTGCGCAGCCTCATCGGCTTCCTCACGAGCGAGCTCAAGCTGGAAGACGTCTTCTCGCCCGACTACCTGTTCGACTTCTTCTCCGAGCTGCACCATGTCGACGCGCCCGTGCGCGACGAGCGCAAGCGCCAGCTGTTCGCGCGCTTCGGCATCGACCGCTTCGCGCAGACGAAGGTGGCCGACCTGTCCACCGGCATGAAGCAGAAGGCATCGCTGGCCATCTCGCTCGTGCACGATCCGCGCGTCATCATCTTCGACGAGCCGACGAACGGCCTGGACGTGCTCACGGCCAAGACGGTGACCGACTTCTTGCTGGAACTGGCGGCCGACGGTAGGACGGTGCTCTTGTCCACCCACATCTTCAGCCTGGTGGAGAAGGTGTGCGACCGCGTGGGCGTCGTCATCGACGGGCGCATGGCGGCCTCGGGAACGCTGTCGGAGGTGGCGGGGGAGCGCTCGTTGGAAGACGCGTTCTTCGACCTGTACGCGGCGAGCGTGAAGGAGGCATCGTGAAAGGCAACGCGTGGGCCATCGCGCGCAAGGAACTGGCGCGCTTCTTCAGCAACAAGGCCTCGGCGCTCGTGTCCATCGTGCTGCCGGGCCTGCTCATCTTCCTCATGTGGACGTTCATGGGCGATGCGATGGGCGGTATGTTCAAGACCGATATGAGCAAGCCTCCGACGGTGGCTGTGGTGAACGCGCCCGAAAGCGTGAAAGCGCTTGCGGCGGATTCGATCGTCGACATGCGGGACGAGCCTTCGCTGCCCGGCGCCGATGAGATGCGCGAACGCATCGAGCAAGGCGACGTCAAGGCGTTCGCGGTGTTTCCGGAGGGCTTCGACGAAGCCGTGGCGGCGTATGACCCCGCATCGGGCGTGCCGGCGCCGCAGGTGGAGATCTACTTCAACTCCACCGACCCCGATTCCAGCCAAGCGCGCTCGACCTTCGCCGCGATGCTGGACTCCTACGAGTCGTCGCTGTCGAACCGCTTCGACGTCAACGCGGGTGGAGCCGGCTACGACGTGGCCGAGGAGCGCGACGTCGCGGGCATGCTCGTGGTGTCCATCGTGCCGCTTCTGCTGCTCATCCTCGTGTTCAGCAGCGTCATGTCCATCGCGGCCGAGTCGGTGGCGGGCGAGAAGGAGCGCGGCACCATGGCCACGCTCCTGGCCACGCCCATCAAGAGGCACGATATCGCGCTGGGCAAGGTGCTGGCCATCACCGTCATCGGCCTGCTCATCGCGGCGTCCAGCGCCATCGGCATCTTCTCGGGGCTGCCCGGCATCATGCAGGGCTCGGTCGACATCAACGTGTACGGCCCGGTCGAATACGTGTTGCTGGCGCTGGTCATCCTGTCGATGACGCTCGTCATCGTCGCGCTGATCACCGTGGTGTCCACGCTGGCGAAATCGGTCAAAGAGGCCACCATGTTCCTGACGCCGCTCATGATCGTGGTGATGCTCGTGGGCGTCCTCGGCATGTTCGGCGACGCGAAGGCCGAGGTTGCGTACTACCTCGTTCCGCTGTACAACTCGGTGCAGTGCATGATCGGCATCTTCTCGTTCGATTTCCAGCCCCTCAACGTGGCAGTCTGCGTGATCGCCAACCTCGCGTACGCCGGCGTCGGCGTGCTTGCGCTGCAGCGCATGTTCGACAGCGAGCGCCTCATGTTCGCGCGCTAGGCCGGCGCCGCTCGCGCGCTATCGAAGAAAGAAGGTTGGTCATGAAGATGATTTTCAAGAACAAGCATGGCATGGTGCGATCCGGATGGATCATCGCGCTGTGCATGGCCGCGTTCTACGCTCTCGGCTATGCGTTCTCCGCCCTGCTCATCGATGCTTTGCGCATGATTCTTGATGCCGCCAGCCTCGATGCTGCGTCATACGATGCGCTCGTCGATTGGATGAGCGCATCGGTGCTGCCCGTTGCCCTGCAGTTCTTGACGGAGGGCATCATGCTGGCCGTCCCCTTGGCTGCGTGGAGGATCATGAGGTATCGTTGGGAAGACCTCGGCCTCCGTGATTTTCGCGCCCGGTTCAAGAAAGACGGCGTTGTCGGGATGGCGCTGGGTTTCGCGGCGTGCAGCGCCATCTTCCTGCTGCTGCTCGCCACCGGCAACGTGGTAGTCGAGGGGGTCAATTCGCCGTTTTCTCTCTCGCTTTTCGCCTGGGTGCTCGTGTTCGTTGCGGTGGGCATCGCCGAAGAGGTCATGAATCGCGGGTTCATCATGTCGGTTTTGCGGAGGACGAACAGCAGGTTCCTGGTGATCGTCGTGCCGTCGCTGATCTTCGGGTTGA from Eggerthella lenta DSM 2243 includes the following:
- a CDS encoding CPBP family intramembrane glutamic endopeptidase: MKMIFKNKHGMVRSGWIIALCMAAFYALGYAFSALLIDALRMILDAASLDAASYDALVDWMSASVLPVALQFLTEGIMLAVPLAAWRIMRYRWEDLGLRDFRARFKKDGVVGMALGFAACSAIFLLLLATGNVVVEGVNSPFSLSLFAWVLVFVAVGIAEEVMNRGFIMSVLRRTNSRFLVIVVPSLIFGLIHLTNPNVTLLSVVNIVLLGIALSLMYYKSGNVWMCIGFHIAWNLFQSVVYGMPVSGLDVPAFLVSAYPVGNLLNGGGFGIEGGVLTTVAAVSVMAFTLFYYRTSEYRFFGDHANAPQSPAAVGQDEEAPAIR
- the thyX gene encoding FAD-dependent thymidylate synthase, whose amino-acid sequence is MQVELLYHTPDPERAIATAARLCYAPVGAAELMEAMPEERVKSVLSTIMSAGHTSTLEHASYTFAVDGVSRALTHQLVRHRIASFNQQSQRYVKFTDGLATVKPESVAANEETNAVFDEAIAAAIEAYEKLLAAGVPAEDARYLLPNAAETKIVITMNVRELLHFFSLRCCNRAQWEIREMAHRMLELAKPTAPFVFMDAGAPCIRGNCPEGKMTCGNPYPRVKRA
- a CDS encoding ABC transporter ATP-binding protein, with the translated sequence MEYAISARGLRKSFKLSAKQRKLERTDARVKTAVDGLSFDVAPGEIYGLLGPNGAGKTTTLRMLAALVKPDEGDALIEGVSVVDDPAGVRSLIGFLTSELKLEDVFSPDYLFDFFSELHHVDAPVRDERKRQLFARFGIDRFAQTKVADLSTGMKQKASLAISLVHDPRVIIFDEPTNGLDVLTAKTVTDFLLELAADGRTVLLSTHIFSLVEKVCDRVGVVIDGRMAASGTLSEVAGERSLEDAFFDLYAASVKEAS
- a CDS encoding DUF1385 domain-containing protein, translating into MAEQKSDLSRAFSEDGALKTHVGGQALIEGIMMRGKYNWSVAVREPDGGIYVEEHDLASGRKKNGWMYWSLVRGCRAMLESLVLGYKALEIAALHAFAEEGEDEPAAAEEAGGVCSSDSPARTNSPLDCSARAELASDPSRPLGDGIESSADADADGGDDARLEPVLAAEAEEERAFSWKEDFGRPDTMIDALGAQRSLEVVSEPESSPESQSRPEPAKKSFMDEEVEFGKKEMAVSMVLGLVLGVVLFIVAPAFITNLIVGEYDQNTVLWNIVDGLLRVGVFVFYLWLIGRMQEIKRMFGYHGAEHKTIHCYEHGLPLTPENARSFPRLHVRCGTAFLIMVMVIAIFVYTVTPINGLIELWGVPDGAPKLALVILVRILLMPVIAGISYEITVKWAGSNPDNPLVKVVLWPGMQMQYLTTNEPDDGQIECAIAAMQKVLEREEAEEAGEKAAAGAPDNADEPATATA
- a CDS encoding ABC transporter permease; this encodes MKGNAWAIARKELARFFSNKASALVSIVLPGLLIFLMWTFMGDAMGGMFKTDMSKPPTVAVVNAPESVKALAADSIVDMRDEPSLPGADEMRERIEQGDVKAFAVFPEGFDEAVAAYDPASGVPAPQVEIYFNSTDPDSSQARSTFAAMLDSYESSLSNRFDVNAGGAGYDVAEERDVAGMLVVSIVPLLLLILVFSSVMSIAAESVAGEKERGTMATLLATPIKRHDIALGKVLAITVIGLLIAASSAIGIFSGLPGIMQGSVDINVYGPVEYVLLALVILSMTLVIVALITVVSTLAKSVKEATMFLTPLMIVVMLVGVLGMFGDAKAEVAYYLVPLYNSVQCMIGIFSFDFQPLNVAVCVIANLAYAGVGVLALQRMFDSERLMFAR
- a CDS encoding class I SAM-dependent methyltransferase, with protein sequence MPENNTSESFVNPLTARDWNEEWKRLQQARRRFDDASYWDKRSATFTTKDAPNPYVERFLELAGIREGETVFDMGCGTGALSVPLGKRGHKVVAADFSQGMLGQLREALDREGVRTVFPKQMSWADDWPSLGVRPGMVDVALASRSVATADLRDSLLRLTDVARRRVCVTLATGSSPRTDERILNAMGLSSVLGRDYLYAFNILANEGLRPEVSYIDSERTDTFDSLDDAYDAFARMADDAVGATVGAEERAEAFGRLRCWLEENLVPNERAGQPDKKGLPEKSLRLREPRTVTWAFIAWNK